In a single window of the Drosophila albomicans strain 15112-1751.03 chromosome 3, ASM965048v2, whole genome shotgun sequence genome:
- the LOC117566360 gene encoding coatomer subunit zeta-1, with translation MDGFMMDIIKGMCIMDNDGNRILAKYYDKNILSTLKEQKAFEKNLFNKTHRSNTEIIMLDGLTCVYKSNVDLFFYVMGNAYENELILLSVLNCLYDSISLILKKNVEKRLVLENLEIIMLAFDEICDGGIILDADPSSVVKRVDLRNEDIPIAEQTVAQVLQSAREQLKWSILK, from the exons ATGGACGGGTTTATGATg GACATTATCAAAGGCATGTGCATCATGGACAATGATGGTAACCGAATTCTCGCCAAATACTACGACAAAAACATATTGTCCACGTTGAAGGAGCAGAAGGCCTTCGAAAAGAATCTGTTCAACAAGACGCATCGCTCCAACACTGAAATCATCATGCTCGATGGTCTGACGTGTGTTTACAAAAGCAACGTGGACTTATTTTTCTATGTTATGGGCAATGCCTACGAAAATGAGCTCATTCTGCTATCAGTGCTCAACTGTCTCTACGACTCCATCAGTCTGATATTGAAAAAGAATGTGGAGAAGCGTCTGGTGCTGGAGAACCTCGAGATCATTATGCTGGCCTTTGATGAGATCTGCGATGGCGG CATCATCTTGGACGCAGACCCATCGTCTGTGGTGAAACGTGTCGATCTGCGCAACGAAGACATCCCCATTGCCGAACAGACGGTGGCTCAG GTGCTTCAATCGGCGCGCGAGCAGCTCAAATGGTCCATACTGAAATGA
- the LOC117571778 gene encoding myosin-9 produces the protein MDTLPVDSTGKEDVKDTKDDKDIKVATEPRKLMRRKRDLDKQDLHVIVGTSAGRPKIPKAETKKLRKKLLEFEQQNQNLAQAISDKNQEISALKRSVDSLNEVLNSVPIDELRCNSSIAGSKILELSKKNRQMRAELEQCKNRINKKDVTIEKLEKELKANEEKLAINGELLKKGNATEELHAKINSMQQKLFETRNKNTELQNQLKLAQKCLQHEVGESVNINLLANNLNNATWRGRAQQIISLQQKLQELKARLDSFENGADRVDYMPITLGSEGDLASSSGTRVTPRNAKHSIHSPGRGSATASLGGGDAGVASFDRFTPGVRKSEILHRAKVEALEKQIVGLQAQLEEQRNRTLALKVRNKTLNDEMLKYKTRTAELEEQTDGNGMNASTLNDKLKSQRVQYETRLDDMRNDAIRITEERDIARRQMDELSGMNLELETELKQKTHCIAGLEEMIKKLETDLRAVTGGFLFSCREFRKEEFVGILDALEVEKNQMMLMKKTLEDRLDAERIKLDAANDLIGKQKTRIARLEVKVRDLEKELDVQNDRKKRSQRINEYTNALGRTPLTGSISSFSFDNQSQLSSVNSLTSLTAAEPKIEDMKNQLELANEKITMLSEKLDYLTAEKRADAKFFEETMNNSKNIILDTIRGSRDSSDSKVGEILPELVTASSDGV, from the exons ATGGATACCTTACCGGTGGACTCCACTGGAAAAGAGGACGTGAAAGATACCAAGGATGACAAAGATATCAAAGTGGCCACAGAGCCACGCAAGCTGATGCGCCGTAAGCGTGATCTGGATAAACAGGATCTACACGTCATAGTTGGCACCTCGGCTGGAAGACCAAAGATTCCCAAAGCCGAAACTAAGAAGCTGCGCAAAAAGCTGTTGGAGTTCGAACAACAGAATCAAAATCTTGCACAGGCAATCTCCGATAAGAACCAGGAAATATCGGCACTTAAGCGATCGGTGGACTCACTCAACGAGGTGCTAAACTCAGTGCCCATTGACGAGCTGCGTTGCAATTCCTCAATAGCCGGCTCCAAGATTCTCGAGCTGAGCAAGAAGAATCGTCAGATGCGCGCTGAGCTTGAACAGTGCAAGAATCGTATAAACAAAAAGGATGTGACCATTGAGAAATTGGAGAAGGAACTGAAAGCCAATGAAGAAAAGTTGGCCATCAATGGAGAACTGCTCAAAAAAGGCAACGCCACCGAGGAGTTGCACGCCAAGATCAACAGCATGCAGCAAAAGCTGTTCGAGACACGCAACAAGAATACCGAACTGCAAAATCAACTGAAACTGGCCCAAAAGTGTCTGCAACACGAGGTTGGCGAGTCGGTCAACATCAATCTGCTGGCCAACAACCTGAACAATGCCACTTGGCGTGGACGTGCCCAGCAAATCATCTCGCTGCAGCAGAAGTTGCAGGAACTCAAGGCACGCCTCGACAGCTTTGAGAACGGTGCCGATCGTGTCGACTATATGCCCATCACCCTTGGCTCTGAGGGAGatttggccagcagcagcggcaccCGAGTGACACCACGTAATGCCAAGCACTCCATCCATTCACCTGGCAGAGGAAGTGCTACGGCTAGCCTGGGCGGCGGTGACGCTGGCGTTGCATCCTTTGATCGTTTCACTCCTGGTGTGCGCAAGAGCGAGATCTTGCATCGAGCCAAAGTAGAGGCACTGGAGAAACAGATTGTCGGCCTGCAAGCACAGCTGGAGGAGCAACGCAATCGCACGTTGGCGCTGAAGGTGCGCAACAAAACCCTCAACGATGAGATGCTCAAGTACAAGACGCGCACTGCCGAGCTGGAGGAGCAGACCGATGGCAATGGCATGAATGCCAGCACATTGAACGACAAGCTGAAAAGTCAGCGCGTTCAGTACGAGACGCGTTTGGATGACATGCGCAACGATGCCATTCGCATCACGGAGGAACGCGATATTGCCAGACGTCAGATGGATGAGTTAAGCGGCATGAACTTGGAGCTGGAGACGGAGCTGAAGCAGAAGACTCACTGCATCGCTGGTCTCGAGGAGATGATCAAGAAACTGGAAACCGATTTGCGTGCTGTCACCGGTGGATTTCTGTTCTCCTGTCGCGAGTTTCGCAAG GAGGAATTTGTTGGCATACTAGATGCTCTAGAGGTCGAAAAGAACCAAATGATGCTCATGAAAAAGACGCTCGAGGATCGTCTGGATGCCGAGCGCATTAAGCTTGACGCTGCCAACGATCTAATAGGCAAGCAAAAGACACGCATCGCTCGCTTGGAAGTCAAGGTGCGCGACTTGGAGAAGGAACTTGATGTGCAGAATGATCGCAAGAAGCGTTCGCAGCGTATCAACGAATATACGAATGCCTTGGGACGCACTCCGTTGACCGGCTCCATCAGCTCCTTTAGCTTTGACAACCAATCGCAGTTGTCATCAGTTAATTCCTTGACATCTTTGACTGCAGCTGAGCCCAAGATCGAAGACATGAAAAATCA ACTGGAACTGGCCAACGAAAAGATTACTATGCTGTCGGAGAAACTGGATTACTTGACTGCGGAGAAGCGTGCCGATGCCAAGTTCTTTGAGGAGACGATGAACAACTCCAAGAACATTATACTGGACACAATACGCGGTTCACGTGATTCCTCCGATTCGAAGGTGGGAGAAATACTCCCCGAATTGGTCACCGCCAGCAGTGATGGTGTCTAA